The Iamia majanohamensis genome window below encodes:
- a CDS encoding ABC transporter permease has protein sequence MKLDRVLLSLAAPALAIALALAVSTAVLVLSGNSPAEVFSLLGDQTTQLGEIVKTINRAGPYYISAVAVAIGFKMKLFNIGVEGQYRLAGVVAAGLGFALPLPSYLRLVGILAIAVLVGSAWAGLAGALRAYRGVSEVIATIMLNAIALGLTAFLLTRYFKDESEAAQVDFATRTGRIPQGGRMPDLDWLIPGEVPGGVSLNAFILLAVAVGVGYWLLIWRSRFGYDLRASGANPWAARASGVDAKRMTVLAMVISGGVAGLVGLSSIVGSAPYSYTEESFLAGLGFTGIAIALLGRNNPVGIAFGALLWSFMDIAKTPLSRADLPREITTIMQGVIVLSVVIAYQVVERVSERREAAITAQATDPDPPGDDAPAPSGVTA, from the coding sequence GTGAAGCTCGACCGCGTCCTGCTCAGCCTGGCCGCCCCCGCCCTGGCCATCGCCCTGGCCCTGGCCGTCTCCACCGCCGTCCTGGTGCTGAGCGGCAACTCGCCGGCCGAGGTCTTCTCCCTCCTCGGCGACCAGACCACCCAGCTGGGGGAGATCGTCAAGACCATCAACCGGGCCGGGCCGTACTACATCTCCGCGGTGGCGGTGGCCATCGGGTTCAAGATGAAGCTGTTCAACATCGGCGTCGAGGGCCAGTACCGGCTGGCCGGCGTGGTCGCCGCCGGGCTGGGCTTCGCCCTGCCGCTCCCGAGCTACCTCCGCCTGGTCGGCATCCTCGCCATCGCCGTCCTCGTCGGGTCGGCCTGGGCGGGCCTCGCCGGCGCCCTGCGGGCCTACCGGGGGGTGAGCGAGGTGATCGCCACCATCATGCTCAACGCCATCGCCCTCGGGCTGACGGCCTTCCTCCTCACCCGCTACTTCAAGGACGAGTCCGAGGCCGCCCAGGTCGACTTCGCCACCCGCACGGGCCGGATCCCCCAGGGCGGGCGCATGCCCGACCTCGACTGGCTGATCCCGGGCGAGGTCCCCGGCGGCGTCAGCCTCAACGCCTTCATCCTGCTCGCCGTCGCCGTCGGCGTGGGCTACTGGCTGCTGATCTGGCGCAGCCGGTTCGGCTACGACCTGCGGGCCTCGGGGGCCAACCCGTGGGCGGCCCGGGCCTCCGGCGTCGACGCCAAGCGGATGACCGTCCTGGCCATGGTGATCTCCGGCGGCGTGGCCGGCCTGGTGGGGCTGTCGTCGATCGTCGGCAGCGCCCCCTACAGCTACACCGAGGAGAGCTTCCTGGCCGGCCTCGGCTTCACCGGCATCGCCATCGCCCTCCTGGGCCGCAACAACCCCGTCGGCATCGCCTTCGGCGCCCTGCTGTGGTCGTTCATGGACATCGCCAAGACGCCCCTGTCCCGGGCCGACCTCCCCCGGGAGATCACCACGATCATGCAGGGCGTCATCGTCCTCTCGGTGGTGATCGCCTACCAGGTGGTCGAGCGCGTGTCCGAGCGCCGCGAGGCGGCCATCACCGCACAGGCCACCGACCCGGACCCGCCGGGCGACGACGCACCGGCCCCGAGCGGGGTGACGGCGTGA